In bacterium, the sequence GAATGGTTGTTTAGCGGGCCTGGTAGCGGTAACTGCCCCTTGCGCTTGGATTGAAGCATGGGCGGCAGTTGTTATTGGAGGTATCGCGGGGCTGTTGGTTGTACTAAGCGTGTATTTTTGGGAGTCCAGAGGCGTTGACGATCCTGTTGGTGCGGTAAGTGTCCATGCGGTAAATGGTGTTTGGGGCCTGATTAGCGTAGGTTTGTTTGCTGATGGGACGTACGGATTGTGTACTACTTCCGGCCCTTTGGTCCAAGGCCTTTTTTATGGCGGCGGTTTTGGCCAGTTAATCGCTCAGATCATTGGAGTAATAACCTGTGTCATCTGGGCTTTTGGTTTGGGCTATATTTCATTCAAATTAATGGACAAAAAATTTGGTATCAGGGTATCTCCTGAAGAGGAATTAAGTGGATTGGATATTCCTGAACATGGGACACCGGCATATCCAGATTTTTATACGAATAAACACAATTAGCCATTAAGAAACACCGTTTTCAAAATAATATTAATGTAGGGGCACGGCATGCCGTGCCCCTACCGGAGGAAATTAAAATGAAAAAAATAGAGGCAATAATACGGCCCGAAAAATTAGAGGCTGTCAGGAAGGCGCTGGAAAAAGTAAGTTATTCAGGCCTTATGATCACGGAAATTGAAGGGCATGGCAAGCAAAAAGGGGTGGTTCAGCAATGGCGCGGTGAAAAATACAGGGTGGAACTTCTTCCAAAGATAAAAGTTGAGCTGGTTGTTAAAGACAATGAAGCAGATCCTGTAATTAAATCAATCATTGAAAATGCTAAGACAGACGCGGTTGGAGACGGGAAAATATTTGTTTATAATATTGAGGATGTAGTGAGAATAAGGACGGAAGAAAGAGGCGAAAAGGCATTGTAATTTTAATGTAGGGGCGGCTCTTGCGGCCGCCCCAAAAATAAGGGCAGGCGCAAGACCTGCCCCTACATATAAATTGTGGGTAAAAACATCATGATAGATAAAGATTTAATAGACAAAATTATTTTATTAAAAGCGGAAAGGAGGTACACGCTTTATGATTTGTCCAAGATACTGGATGTCCAAATCGCGACAATCGAAAGGTGGCTGAAAACAAATAGAATAAATAAAGTATACGCGAATCTGGTAAAAGAAAAATTAGGGATAAATTAAGTATTTTTTTTGCCTTGCAATTATTCATTTGATTAATTAAATAAAAAATTAACAGGAAAGGAGAGTTATGGATTTAAAAGTTGCCCTGGATACGATGTGGGTCCTGGTTACGGCGATGCTTGTGTTTTTTATGAATCTTGGTTTTGCGTTTGTTGAGGCTGGCTTCGCGCGCGCTAAAAACTGCGTGAATATTTTATCGAAAAATTTCGTTGTATTCGCGGTTTCCTCGCTTGGATTTTTATTATTAGGATGGGGCCTTATGTTTGGAGACGGCAATGGTTTTATAGGTTTGAATGGGCTTTTATTTTTGGGCGGCGCGGATAATTCTCCCGCGGTTGGAGATGCTTACCAGGGTGTATATTCGGCTATGTCCTGGGCAGGTGTTCCTTTGATGGCAAAATTTTTCTTTCAGCTGGTTTTTTGCGGAACTGCCGCGACGATTGTCTCCGGTGCTGTCGCGGAAAGGATTAAATACCTTTCGTTTATAATATTTTCTTTTATATTGACGATGTTTATTTATCCGGTTGTCGGACACTGGATATGGGGCGGCGGTTGGCTTTCGAAAATGGGAATGTTTGATTTCTCGGGTTCAACAGTAATTCATTCGCTTGGCGGGTGGTCCGCTTTAGCGGGGATATTGGTGCTTGGGCCGCGTTTTGGAAAATATAACAGTGACGGCACAGTGAACGCTATCCCGGGGCATAATTTGTCCATGGCGACATTGGGAACTTTCGTCCTGTGGTTTGGTTGGTTCGGTTTTAATCCTGGTTCAACTATGGCCGCGAACGCGCAGGCTATAGGGCACATAGCCGTTACAACAAATACCGCGGCCGCGGCGGCAATAATGAGCGCGACGATATTTTCATGGGTATTTTTAGGAAAACCTGATCTTGGCATGACTCTGAACGGATGCCTGGCGGGCCTTGTCGCGATTACCGCGCCGTGCGCTTTTGTGAGCGTGGGGAGTTCCCTTATTATCGGCCTTATTGCCGGGGTCCTGGTGGTCCTTGCGGTAATATGGTTTGATAAAATTAAAATTGACGATCCAGTGGGCGCGACGTCCGTGCATCTCGCGAATGGAATTTTCGGGACGATATGCGTGGGCTTGTTCGCCCAGGACAAAATCACAGGCACCGCAACAGGCAACGGACTCCTGTTCGGCGGCGGGACAAAACTTTTGTTCGCGCAATTAACAGGTGTTGTGAGCGTGGGATTATTTACTTTTCTTGCTTCATTGATAACATGGATTATAATAAAAGCGGTATTTGGTTTAAGGGTCAGCTTGCAGGAGGAAATTGAGGGATTGGACATCGGGGAACACGGGAATTCGGCTTATCCCGAATTTTTGACGAGGAAACCGGGATATTCATTCCTGGGGGTAAAAAACGGAAATTAACGCCCCCTCAATCCCCCTCTTTAGTTAAAGAGGGGGAAGGGGGAGTTGGAGAATAAAAATGAAAAAAATTGAAGCGATAATAAGACCTGAAAAGATAGACGCGGTCAGGGTCGGCCTTGAAAAGGTCGGATACGCGGGCATAATGATAACGGAGATACAGGGGCACGGCAAGCAGAAAGGAATCGTCCAGCAGTGGCGGGGTGAAAAATATAAGGTGGACCTCCTGCCAAAGATTAAAATTGAAATAATTGCGAAAGACACAGACGTGAAAAAAATAGTAAATACGGTAATCGACAACGCGAGAACCGGCGAAGTCGGCGACGGCAAGATATTCGTTTCGAATATCGAAAACACCATACGGATACGCACGGGCGAGGAAGGAGATATTGCGATTTAAGAAAACTATTTATTCTCGTGGGCCCCGGTAATATCGGGGCCCTTTTTATTTCAAACCACGGCCATTCGAAAAATTATTGATAAGGATATGAAATGTGATTTTATTTTTCTATTAACAAATACGTATAATAGGCGTATATTATCAGCATAGGAGGAATTACTGAGATGCGAAAAGAAAAATTAAACATCACATTAGACAGGGATTTAATAGAATATGCAAAGATTTACGCGGAGCAACAACGGACGTCTATATCTGAAATTTTTACCGTGTTAAAGAGAACGACCCAACCGAGATAATCATAAGGGACCCTGAATTTAAGGAAGGCCTGCTGAAAACTATTTCCAAAATACGCTCGGGAAAAATGAAATGGCATAAATACGATGAGGTGTTTTGATGAATGTCCTTTTCAGCGATGATTTTTTGGATTCCTTAAAAAAATACGGCTCGATAAAGAAGGACATAAAAAGAAAAGCGGACATGATTATTGAAAATCCCGTGGTTTTGGGTGAACCGTTGAAAGGCAATTTTAGAGGGTTTTATAGTTTTCCTGTAAAAAGGAATTTTATAATCATATTTTTATACTGTAAAGTCTGCCGCAAAAAAGGTGGCAATGAAACAGTCCGGTGCGGTGATTGTAACGATAATTCTGATGAAATAATCAAATTTATCGATATCGGCCCGCATGACAAGGCTTATGGGGAAAAATAAATAATTGAGCAGTAGGGGAGTTTTTCCGACTGCTCACCCTGAGCAACGCGAAGGGGCTCTTGTATATTTATGGATCCTTCGTCACTTCGTTCCT encodes:
- a CDS encoding P-II family nitrogen regulator, which codes for MKKIEAIIRPEKLEAVRKALEKVSYSGLMITEIEGHGKQKGVVQQWRGEKYRVELLPKIKVELVVKDNEADPVIKSIIENAKTDAVGDGKIFVYNIEDVVRIRTEERGEKAL
- the amt gene encoding ammonium transporter, coding for MDLKVALDTMWVLVTAMLVFFMNLGFAFVEAGFARAKNCVNILSKNFVVFAVSSLGFLLLGWGLMFGDGNGFIGLNGLLFLGGADNSPAVGDAYQGVYSAMSWAGVPLMAKFFFQLVFCGTAATIVSGAVAERIKYLSFIIFSFILTMFIYPVVGHWIWGGGWLSKMGMFDFSGSTVIHSLGGWSALAGILVLGPRFGKYNSDGTVNAIPGHNLSMATLGTFVLWFGWFGFNPGSTMAANAQAIGHIAVTTNTAAAAAIMSATIFSWVFLGKPDLGMTLNGCLAGLVAITAPCAFVSVGSSLIIGLIAGVLVVLAVIWFDKIKIDDPVGATSVHLANGIFGTICVGLFAQDKITGTATGNGLLFGGGTKLLFAQLTGVVSVGLFTFLASLITWIIIKAVFGLRVSLQEEIEGLDIGEHGNSAYPEFLTRKPGYSFLGVKNGN
- a CDS encoding P-II family nitrogen regulator; translation: MKKIEAIIRPEKIDAVRVGLEKVGYAGIMITEIQGHGKQKGIVQQWRGEKYKVDLLPKIKIEIIAKDTDVKKIVNTVIDNARTGEVGDGKIFVSNIENTIRIRTGEEGDIAI
- a CDS encoding DUF6364 family protein; protein product: MRKEKLNITLDRDLIEYAKIYAEQQRTSISEIFTVLKRTTQPR